A window from Leptothermofonsia sichuanensis E412 encodes these proteins:
- a CDS encoding 3-oxoacyl-[acyl-carrier-protein] synthase III C-terminal domain-containing protein: MYGVFINSIGKFLPGNPIANDQMEDYLGRINDRPSKVKHRILKSNGIQQRYYALDQNQQTTYLNSQMAAHAVRDALSQVDLEPAAIDLLCAGTSWADLLVPGFASMVHGELPELSPLETITNMGVCCAGVAALKYACSQVKLGEKRAAIAVASEQPSRLFKHTHFETEASIKAGKPLSFDTEFLRWMLSDGAGAFLIQNHPNSTGISLKVEWIEMASHANAYPVCMYAGTDTESAQKSWMDYPSYAAAAEAGAINLRQNIRLLDNVIKLGVEGWLKLIELGRVHPDEIDWLLCHYSSHFFRGQIVELLEKAGCMIPEEKWFTNLYTRGNTGCASIYLMLEELFHSGKLQPGQKIFCFVPESGRFTTAYLLLTVVGEGREERREGSGEREDEKGEQGSREAEEVGEHSSLSKSPLSTSNFQLSTPHSSPPTPSAYLLHHLALTWLEFERKIRSVPMVRKLHRGEFTVEDYQALLRNLRPQVVEGARWIARAASNMTDFRLRSLFIGHAQDEHRDFQMLERNYVSVGGVLEDIVNAEKNIGSEALSAFIFHQASRENPVDLIGSMFIIEGLGNNLAGKWAEQIKATLNLQDDQVSFLAYHSENDESHIGKLNSLINAEWMTQEIAQRIVKTAQVTARLYLLQLEEIH, from the coding sequence ATGTACGGTGTGTTTATTAACAGCATCGGCAAGTTTTTGCCTGGAAATCCGATCGCCAATGACCAGATGGAGGACTACCTGGGCAGGATCAACGATCGCCCTTCCAAAGTCAAACATCGGATTCTCAAAAGCAATGGCATTCAGCAACGCTACTATGCCCTGGATCAAAATCAACAAACAACCTATCTCAATAGCCAGATGGCAGCGCACGCTGTTCGAGATGCCTTGAGCCAGGTTGATCTGGAACCAGCAGCGATCGATCTACTCTGCGCTGGAACCAGTTGGGCAGATTTGCTGGTGCCGGGATTTGCCAGTATGGTGCATGGGGAACTGCCCGAACTGTCGCCCCTGGAAACCATCACTAATATGGGGGTGTGCTGTGCCGGAGTGGCCGCATTAAAGTATGCCTGTTCTCAGGTGAAGTTGGGGGAAAAGCGGGCAGCGATCGCCGTTGCTTCGGAACAACCCTCTCGCCTGTTTAAACACACCCACTTTGAAACCGAAGCCAGCATTAAAGCCGGAAAACCCCTCAGCTTCGATACCGAATTTCTCCGCTGGATGCTCTCCGATGGTGCCGGAGCTTTCCTGATTCAGAACCATCCCAACTCAACAGGCATCAGCCTTAAAGTCGAGTGGATTGAGATGGCTTCCCACGCAAATGCCTACCCGGTCTGCATGTATGCCGGAACCGACACCGAGTCGGCTCAAAAAAGCTGGATGGACTATCCCTCCTACGCGGCGGCGGCCGAAGCTGGAGCCATTAACCTGCGCCAGAACATTCGCTTACTGGACAATGTCATCAAGCTGGGCGTCGAAGGCTGGCTGAAGCTGATTGAACTGGGGCGGGTGCATCCCGATGAGATTGACTGGCTACTCTGTCACTACTCCTCCCACTTCTTCCGGGGACAAATCGTAGAACTGCTGGAAAAAGCAGGCTGCATGATTCCCGAAGAAAAGTGGTTCACCAACCTCTACACCCGCGGAAACACTGGCTGTGCCTCCATCTACCTGATGCTGGAAGAACTCTTCCACTCTGGCAAGTTGCAACCCGGACAGAAAATCTTCTGCTTCGTTCCCGAAAGTGGGCGGTTTACAACGGCGTATCTGCTGTTGACGGTCGTGGGGGAGGGGAGAGAGGAGAGAAGAGAGGGGAGCGGAGAGAGGGAAGACGAGAAAGGGGAGCAGGGGAGCAGAGAAGCGGAGGAGGTAGGAGAACATTCTTCACTCTCCAAGTCTCCACTTTCAACGTCCAACTTTCAACTTTCAACTCCCCACTCCTCACCCCCCACCCCTTCTGCCTACCTCCTGCACCACCTCGCCCTTACCTGGCTGGAGTTTGAGCGGAAAATTCGCTCGGTACCAATGGTGCGCAAACTGCATCGGGGTGAATTTACGGTGGAGGATTACCAGGCACTCCTGCGTAACCTGCGCCCCCAGGTAGTCGAAGGTGCCCGCTGGATTGCCCGGGCGGCATCTAATATGACGGATTTCCGGTTGCGATCGCTGTTCATTGGTCACGCCCAGGACGAACATCGCGACTTTCAAATGCTGGAACGTAACTATGTTTCAGTCGGGGGTGTGCTGGAAGATATTGTGAATGCGGAAAAGAACATTGGCAGTGAGGCACTGTCGGCGTTCATCTTCCATCAGGCATCACGGGAAAATCCGGTGGATTTGATTGGCAGTATGTTCATCATTGAAGGGTTAGGGAATAATCTGGCCGGTAAGTGGGCAGAGCAAATCAAGGCAACCCTGAATTTGCAGGACGATCAGGTTTCGTTTCTGGCTTACCATAGCGAAAACGATGAGTCCCACATTGGCAAATTGAATTCCTTGATCAATGCTGAGTGGATGACCCAGGAAATTGCTCAACGGATTGTGAAAACTGCTCAGGTCACTGCCCGCTTGTATCTGCTGCAACTGGAAGAAATCCATTAG
- a CDS encoding CDP-alcohol phosphatidyltransferase family protein: protein MSGLYQLKPAFQQQLRPLVAQLATWGVTANQVTIAAVLLSGLAGIAIAAGHAWRGVLLLIPLISFVRMALNAIDGMLAREYGMKSALGAILNELGDVISDAALYLPFSLIAGVKGYLLVLIVILSIISEMAGVLGAVVGGQRRYDGYMGKSDRAFVFSVIALLLASGVTPGAWLDWVWIGVTGLLVWTIRDRVRNALLEVENHDQDGAAH, encoded by the coding sequence ATGTCTGGCTTATATCAACTGAAACCCGCTTTTCAACAGCAATTGCGACCCCTGGTTGCTCAGTTAGCCACCTGGGGAGTCACAGCCAATCAAGTTACGATCGCAGCCGTTCTGCTTTCTGGTCTGGCAGGCATCGCGATCGCTGCTGGACATGCGTGGCGAGGGGTGCTTCTGCTCATTCCCCTGATATCATTTGTCCGTATGGCACTGAATGCCATCGATGGCATGTTAGCCCGTGAGTATGGCATGAAGTCTGCTTTGGGAGCCATATTGAATGAGCTGGGTGATGTGATTTCGGATGCGGCTCTGTATCTCCCCTTTAGCTTGATTGCTGGTGTGAAGGGTTACCTGCTGGTTTTAATTGTCATTCTGTCCATCATCAGTGAAATGGCAGGCGTTCTGGGTGCAGTCGTAGGGGGACAGCGACGCTATGACGGCTATATGGGTAAGAGCGATCGCGCCTTTGTGTTCAGTGTAATTGCCCTCCTGCTCGCCTCTGGTGTGACACCGGGTGCATGGCTGGATTGGGTATGGATTGGTGTCACTGGCTTGCTTGTATGGACAATCCGCGATCGAGTTAGAAACGCACTCTTAGAGGTAGAAAACCATGATCAGGATGGGGCTGCCCACTAA
- a CDS encoding DUF2157 domain-containing protein — protein sequence MVTENFRRQLRQEAEKWWQDGLIDASLYQRLSDRYHLEEIEASASNRFVTILLSLGGILLGLGVITFVAANWQEWSREFRVFLLISLFVGVNVAGFYLWRKPAIGRGLQRLGHGLLLTGALILGANMALMSQMFHQSGEVFELYFIWGLGVVAMAYGLRLVSLGVLAWILLFIGYWMWWFSGSFAQMSSWIGMVMPNMALIASLVFVPLAYWCRRSRVLFCLSGIAFATLFVFGIKPLSIWQYREAGWLVAIAFALPPALLWAYDSHLWQLSRESGSRVVSPVPAPVDPFSAIARSLSVWFFSFLFYLFSFHWLWDRGFFSPSSDAWSGQLWRHLDVFLFLVLTLLGWLRLSYRLRYLSLFQEKSVNNGAIAIFTILTAAIFFWHTSVQPLPVIAPFLVNLMLFLLAIALIRDGLALGTRRTFWGGMSLLVLGILSRMLEYDTALLLKAFVFILCGVGVIVAGLYFERNLKPAKSALPANSSQEGTP from the coding sequence ATGGTAACTGAAAATTTTCGCCGCCAGTTGCGCCAGGAGGCAGAGAAATGGTGGCAGGACGGATTGATTGATGCCTCCCTCTATCAGCGATTATCAGACCGCTATCACCTGGAAGAGATTGAAGCGTCTGCCAGCAATCGCTTTGTCACTATTTTGCTGAGCTTAGGGGGAATTCTCCTGGGCCTGGGGGTGATCACCTTTGTTGCCGCCAACTGGCAGGAATGGTCACGGGAGTTTCGCGTTTTTCTATTGATCAGTCTCTTCGTTGGAGTGAATGTTGCGGGGTTTTACCTGTGGCGAAAGCCTGCGATTGGTAGAGGTTTACAGCGATTAGGCCACGGACTGCTGTTGACGGGGGCATTGATTCTGGGAGCAAACATGGCACTGATGTCCCAGATGTTTCACCAAAGTGGAGAAGTGTTTGAACTCTACTTCATCTGGGGATTGGGGGTGGTGGCAATGGCATACGGTCTGAGGCTTGTTTCCCTGGGTGTCCTGGCATGGATTTTGCTGTTTATTGGTTACTGGATGTGGTGGTTCAGTGGCAGTTTTGCTCAGATGTCATCCTGGATAGGGATGGTCATGCCTAACATGGCCCTGATTGCCAGTCTGGTTTTTGTGCCTCTGGCGTACTGGTGCCGTCGATCGCGGGTCCTCTTTTGTTTGAGTGGCATTGCTTTTGCAACCCTGTTTGTGTTCGGAATAAAACCTTTATCCATCTGGCAGTACCGGGAGGCAGGGTGGCTGGTGGCGATCGCCTTTGCCCTGCCGCCTGCCCTGTTGTGGGCCTATGATAGCCATCTCTGGCAATTGTCCAGAGAGTCCGGTAGTCGTGTGGTTTCCCCTGTTCCCGCTCCCGTTGATCCGTTCTCAGCCATTGCCCGCAGTTTGTCTGTCTGGTTTTTCAGCTTCCTGTTCTACCTTTTCTCGTTTCACTGGCTCTGGGACAGAGGATTCTTTTCCCCCTCCAGTGATGCCTGGAGCGGGCAACTCTGGCGTCACCTGGATGTGTTCCTGTTCCTGGTTCTGACCCTCCTGGGATGGTTGCGCCTGAGTTATCGGTTGCGCTACCTGAGCCTGTTCCAGGAAAAGTCTGTGAATAATGGTGCGATCGCCATCTTCACGATTCTGACGGCAGCCATCTTCTTCTGGCATACCAGTGTGCAACCTTTACCAGTAATCGCTCCCTTCCTGGTCAACCTGATGCTGTTTCTGCTGGCGATCGCCCTGATTCGGGATGGGCTGGCACTGGGTACCCGCCGTACCTTCTGGGGCGGGATGTCGTTGCTGGTATTGGGCATTCTGAGCCGAATGCTGGAATATGACACCGCCCTTCTGTTGAAGGCATTTGTCTTCATCCTCTGCGGAGTGGGTGTCATCGTTGCTGGTCTTTACTTTGAACGCAATCTTAAACCTGCCAAATCTGCACTTCCCGCCAATTCCTCCCAGGAGGGTACTCCATGA
- a CDS encoding YiaA/YiaB family inner membrane protein, whose protein sequence is MTRLSLTQSHSSAWIFQSWASFAISIFATAIGILYLPADNWIKGYLSMGLLFSVGSTISLSKTLRDVHESNQVLNRVDEAKLEKFLAEYDPFKP, encoded by the coding sequence ATGACCAGACTGAGCCTAACCCAATCCCATAGTTCCGCCTGGATCTTTCAATCCTGGGCTTCATTTGCAATTTCAATATTTGCAACGGCGATCGGCATTCTTTATCTCCCGGCTGATAATTGGATCAAAGGTTATCTGAGTATGGGACTGCTATTTTCCGTCGGCTCTACCATCAGTCTTTCTAAAACGTTACGAGATGTTCATGAATCAAACCAGGTTTTGAACCGGGTGGATGAGGCAAAATTAGAGAAATTTCTGGCAGAGTATGATCCGTTTAAGCCATAG
- a CDS encoding GDYXXLXY domain-containing protein, translating to MTSNTPLNSPNSEPESPQSFVPEVVPEVEQENQSSKPLPRRIPSWRFWVPLLFQSALIVAIPAQDAYTSITGTPITLQTVPVDPYDLLRGYSQTLNYTISRPDDLKKLPGGKEFFDTHPSYERASLYVVLEAPQSANTTPPTPWKPVRVSAKRPTDLAPDQVALRGEYTGWQVIYGLETYYMPEDQRNQLNAEINQAQRQPGQPQQRPGQPQRQAFVVDVKVDAHGNSVPVSLWVRDRNYRF from the coding sequence ATGACTTCTAATACTCCTCTCAACAGCCCCAATTCCGAGCCTGAATCGCCTCAATCCTTCGTTCCAGAAGTGGTTCCAGAAGTGGAACAGGAGAACCAAAGCTCAAAACCATTGCCTCGCAGGATTCCCTCCTGGCGATTTTGGGTTCCCCTTCTGTTTCAGTCTGCTCTGATTGTGGCAATTCCAGCCCAGGATGCCTACACCTCCATCACAGGCACTCCAATTACCCTGCAAACGGTTCCAGTAGACCCCTATGACCTGTTGCGGGGCTATTCTCAAACCCTCAACTACACCATCTCCAGACCGGATGATCTGAAAAAGCTCCCCGGTGGCAAAGAATTCTTCGATACCCATCCATCCTATGAGCGTGCCAGTCTTTATGTTGTACTGGAAGCCCCTCAGTCTGCTAACACCACTCCTCCAACTCCCTGGAAACCTGTTCGGGTAAGTGCCAAACGCCCAACCGATCTGGCACCTGATCAGGTGGCATTGCGGGGAGAATACACTGGCTGGCAGGTCATCTACGGATTAGAAACCTACTACATGCCAGAGGATCAGCGAAATCAGTTAAACGCCGAAATTAATCAAGCTCAACGGCAACCGGGACAGCCTCAACAGCGCCCAGGTCAACCGCAACGGCAGGCATTTGTCGTCGATGTCAAAGTTGATGCCCACGGAAACAGTGTGCCGGTTAGCTTATGGGTGCGCGATCGCAACTACCGTTTTTGA